One genomic region from Cryptococcus neoformans var. grubii H99 chromosome 10, complete sequence encodes:
- a CDS encoding protein OS-9, which translates to MHPSVLLCLPLLPLLPALAIRSGPHQLRDLYTYPKYQVQFLNDLPVSASDAKRMKEVGVGSEIEWLDMRPGDRSLEDGTKREKLELIPMSFAPTDQEEDSSAFEYLCLMPSNNSTASQMARIDQLEEVEDELDPVQGWKALAHLDGKCLYSKQGWFTYAYCHDSYIRQFRAAAHPHTHPTQGYVPQEDPKYEGYTLGRPYPVSKFKESRVKAKGGKPGSPAKAEDQPTAVETTANAPYTRSSPAVSFGLGASSRYLVQRWSDGTRCDKTGRPREIEVQVHCSMTSGDMIYMIKEVAICQYVIIIHSPHLCGLPGFKAHDAEVEAANVMCRQVVGDEEWAKWKNEVADRTAGADEPQPQEIEEGKQSRRLEQSSFSKWPGKEQPQFRFGLAAARERPAEDEVSHEQPGETGDQASESIPANIFFGLDMDEDMKSLLRRAVGLLAKEARSEKGDNGDEEETEGDEVVLISWDEDENGRPVLLEADILLKDEDREVKLEMDAGERDMLKKVLRDYMAKTNHDEEEEQRKRIVDEL; encoded by the exons ATGCACCCAAGCGTCCTCCTGTGCCTCCCTCTACTTCCCCTACTACCAGCACTCGCAATCAGAAGCGGTCCGCATCAGCTACGAGATCTCTATACCTATCCAAAGTATCAAGTCCAATTCCTCAACGATTTGCCCGTCTCAGCCAGTGATGCTaagagaatgaaggaagTGGGTGTTGGTAGCGAAATAGAATGGCTAGATATGAGACCTGGGGACCGAAGTCTCGAGGATGGCACTAAAAGG GAGAAGCTAGAGTTGATTCCAATGAGCTTTGCTCCGACGGatcaggaagaagattcaTCTGCCTTCGAGTATCTCTGCTTAATGCCATCAAATAATAGCACCGCTTCACAAATGGCAAGGATAGATCAGCTcgaggaagtggaggacGAGCTAGACCCCGTTCAAGGGTGGAAAGCTTTAGCTCACCTCGATGGGAAATGCCTTTACTCAAAGCAAGGATGGTTTACTTATGC CTACTGCCACGATTCCTACATTCGACAATTTCGGGCAGCTGCTCATCCCCATACCCACCCTACGCAGGGCTATGTCCCTCAAGAAGACCCGAAATACGAAGGCTACACTCTCGGGCGCCCCTACCCTGTATCCAAGTTCAAAGAATCCAGAGTGAAAGCGAAGGGCGGTAAGCCAGGCTCTCCTGCCAAGGCAGAAGACCAACCAACTGCTGTCGAAACTACTGCCAATGCTCCCTATACTCGATCATCTCCTGCGGTATCTTTCGGCCTTGGCGCTTCCTCGCGATACCTGGTCCAACGCTGGAGTGATGGTACAAGATGCGACAAAACCGGTCGTCCTCGAGAGATTGAGGTGCAGGTACATTGCTCAATGACCTCTGGAGATATGATCTACATGATAAAAGAGGTTGCCATATGTCAATACgttatcatcatccattcACCGCATCTGTGCGGACTACCTGGTTTTAAAGCACATGATGCCGAGGTCGAAGCAGCGAACGTAATGTGCCGACAGGTGGTGGGTGATGAGGAGTGGGCGAAATGGAAGAACGAAGTTGCAGATAGAACAGCAGGCGCGGACGAGCCTCAGCCTCAGGAGATCGAAGAGGGGAAACAGTCAAGAAGGTTAGAACAATCATCGTTCTCGAAATGGCCTGGCAAAGAGCAACCTCAGTTCAGATTTGGACTTGCAGCCGCAAGAGAGCGCCCAGCTGAAGACGAAGTCAGCCATGAACAGCCCGGTGAAACGGGAGACCAAGCCAGCGAATCCATTCCCGCTAATATTTTTTTCGGTCTCGATATGGACGAGGATATGAAGAGCCTGCTCAGACGTGCTGTTGGATTACTGGCAAAAGAAGCTAGGAGTGAAAAGGGAGAcaatggtgatgaggaagaaacagagggagatgaagttGTCTTGATCTCatgggatgaagacgaaAACGGACGGCCGGTGCTGCTGGAAGCAGATATCCTCTTAAAGGACGAAGATAGAGAGGTTAAGCTGGAAATGGATGCAGGAGAGAGGGATATGCTTAAGAAGGTATTGAGGGATTATATGGCGAAGACAAATcacgacgaagaagaagaacaaagaAAGCGGATTGTCGATGAGTTATGA
- a CDS encoding mannose-6-phosphate isomerase, class I, with amino-acid sequence MPSNNVQKIERLSCVPNDYPWGEIGNESLAARLASKNGAVSFDLKPKQAYAELWMGTHPNNPAHLFSSPDTLLSTHLKKNPSLLGAANRFSPPFTGAKGSGAEGQEEGHVPFLFKVLTCKQALPLQIHPDKTLAKKLHEENPKQFSDINHKPEIAVCLSDRFLGFASFRPYDKIASLLKSLQEISLLPSSLQKSIESFISAPSAETLQHTWEGFIKLGDNEESVKKFSDRVLGQGPKAFDGVDIEDEDKNRLVRAVELGKKYNPGDAGLFSSLLFLNLVELKKDQGMYVGADGPHAWLEGEIVELMAISDNVLNVGFTPGGSKDDPSLVAKAVTCTPKAIKDLLLDSSKYSKSQNGRTTVYSTPFEEFSIMKIAGDEVLSPLDGAGVAVVLEGEWTVEDQEGIKRGGEGSDGEGGEGTIWFIGSATETKWTAKGGKGEIWIAFYDNTAKKDDVGKK; translated from the exons ATGCCGTCTAACAACGTACAAAAAATTGAAAGACTTAGCTGTGTCCCTAACGACTACCCCT GGGGTGAGATCGGCAATGAAAGTTTGGCCGCTCGTCTAGCCTCGAAGAACGGTGCCGTCTCGTTCGACCTCAAGCCTAAACAGGCCTACGCAGAGCTGTGGATGGGTACCCACCCGAATAACCCTGCCCACCTATTTTCATCCCCCGACActctcctttccacccaCCTCAAGAAGAACCCTTCCTTACTTGGTGCCGCCAATCGattttctcctcctttcaCTGGGGCAAAGGGCTCCGGCGCTGAGGggcaggaagaaggacatgTGCCTTTCTTGTTCAAGGTTTTGACCTGTAAGCAAGCTCTTCCATTGCAGATCCACCCCGATAAAACTTTGGCCAAAAAGTTGCACGAAGAGAACCCTAAGCAGTTTAGCGA TATCAACCATAAGCCGGAAATCGCTGTCTGCCTTTCAGACCGTTTTCTTGGATTTGCTTCCTTCCGCCCATACGACAAGATTGCTTCACTCCTGAAAAGCCTTCAAGAAatttcccttctcccctcgTCGCTCCAAAAGTCCATTGAATCGTTCATTTCCGCCCCCTCGGCCGAAACCCTTCAACATACTTGGGAGGGATTCATCAAGCTGGGGGACAACGAGGAATCAGTCAAGAAATTCTCGGACCGCGTACTTGGCCAAGGACCAAAGGCTTTTGACGGCGTGGACattgaagacgaggacAAGAACAGATTGGTGCGAGCTGTTGAGTTGGGAAAAAAGTACAACCCTGGAGATGCTGGACTGTTCTCTAGTTT ACTCTTTTTGAATCTTGTAGAGCTTAAAAAGGACCAGGGTATGTACGTCGGCGCCGATGGCCCGCACGCTTGGCtcgaaggtg AAATCGTCGAGCTTATGGCCATCAGCGACAATGTCCTTAATGTTGGCTTCACTCCTGGCGGCTCCAAGGACGACCCTTCTTTGGTTGCCAAGGCGGTAACTTGCACTCCCAAAGCCATCAAGGACCTTCTCTTGGATTCCTCCAAGTACTCCAAATCTCAAAATGGAAGGACAACAGTCTACTCTACTCCTTTTGAGGAGTTCTCTATCATGAAGATTGCAGGAGATGAAGTCTTGTCTCCTCTGGATGGAGCCGGAGTCGCGGTCGTCCTTGAAGGGGAGTGGACGGTCGAAGACCAAGAAGGAATAAAGCGAGGGGGGGAGGGTAgtgatggtgaaggaggtgaaggCACTATTTGGTTTATTGGTTCTGCGACTGAAACCAAATGGACCGCAAAGGGCGGCAAGGGCGAGATCTGGATTGCTTTCTACGACAATACtgccaagaaggacgaTGTCGGAAAGAAATAG
- a CDS encoding oligosaccharyltransferase complex subunit beta, with protein sequence MRAPSMLLMPFVALFGLVSARSATGDRVLVVLESAVIKDDYSQFWDSLKQRGFELTFKEPKSKDADLVKFGEAQYDHLIMFAPTAKDFSPFISPKTILDSQFKGLNALYILSPQLSEVQREHLREYDLEFIPSDLVLIDPFSHPSGESASTVLLPPTECAVSNGAVLSDTTLTGGPIAYPSGTVHAAGLNPYLIDVLHAPKKSYIGQDKVLNADEIEVEKAVGGKKSKDALQTGKKAGLVSALQTRDNARAGFVGSGEVFSDKYWGKTVETVDGKKVETGNAAFVTDFTKWVFQETGVVKVVSTTHFREGETEPREMYTKKDDITYSLTLAQYVTNENGTSSWGPFHADDIQMDFTMLDPHIRTAMTEDKFSSSADATTYQARFIAPDRHGVFKFVVEYWRPGWSYIRTSSTASVVPLRHDEYPRFITGAWPYYIAAISTSVTFLAFVAIWLSLEEGDRDRKGKKKAE encoded by the exons ATGAGGGCTCCGAGCATGCTGCTTATGCCCTTTGTGGCACTTTTTGGTCTCGTCTCTGCACGTTCAGCGACAGGCGATAGGGTATTGGTCGTGCTCGAGTCCGCAGTAATCAAGGATGACTATTCTCAATTCTGGGACTCATTAAAAC AACGTGGATTTGAGCTTACATTCAAGGAGCCTAAATCCAAAGATGCCGACCTCGTCAAGTTTGGAGAAGCGCAGTACGATCATCTAATCATGTTCGCTCCTACAGCGAAGG ATTTTTCTCCCTTCATTTCACCCAAGACCATTCTTGATTCGCAATTCAAGGGCCTTAACGCCCTATATATTCTTTCCCCACAGCTTTCTGAAGTGCAGCGAGAGCACCTCAGAGAATACGACCTCGAATTTATCCCTTCCGATCTCGTTCTCATCGACcccttctctcatccttctggGGAAAGCGCCTCCACCGTGCTCCTCCCTCCTACAGAATGCGCTGTCTCAAACGGCGCCGTTTTGTCTGACACTACTCTTACTGGTGGGCCCATCGCCTACCCCTCCGGAACAGTACACGCTGCAGGTTTGAACCCTTACCTTATTGACGTTCTCCACGCACCTAAAAAGTCATACATTGGGCAGGACAAAGTCCTCAATGCGGATGAAATTGAAGTGGAGAAGGCTGTaggtggaaagaagagcaaggatgCTTTGCAGACGGGCAAGAAGGCTGGCCTGGTTAGCGCTCTGCAGACCAGAGATAATGCCAGAGCTGGTTTTGTGGGTAGCGGTGAAGTGTTTAGTGACAAGTATTGGGGCAAAACAGTCGAGACCGTTGATGGGAAAAA AGTCGAGACTGGTAACGCCGCTTTCGTTACTGATTTTACCAAATGGGTTTTCCAAGAGACTGGGGTTGTCAAGGTTGTGTCTACTACTCATTTCCGAGAGGGTGAGACTGAGCCTCGAGAAATGTATAcgaagaaggatgacatT ACTTATTCCCTTACTCTTGCCCAATATGTCACCAACGAAAATGGCACCTCTTCTTGGGGTCCCTTCCACGCAGATGACATCCAAATGGACTTCACCATGCTCGATCCTCATATCCGCACTGCTATGACTGAAGACAAGTTTTCTAGCTCTGCAGATGCCACAACATACCAGGCAAGATTCATCGCCCCTGACAGACATGGTGTGTTCAAGTTCGTCGTTGAGTACTGGCGTCCTGG ATGGAGCTACATCCGAACATCTTCTACCGCCTCTGTTGTCCCCTTGCGACATGACGAGTACCCCCGGTTCATCACAGGCGCTTGGCCTTATTACATCGCTGCCATCAGCACTAGTGTAACGTTTTTAGCATTTGTTGCCATTTGGTTGTccttggaagagggagataGGGacaggaaagggaagaagaaggccgagTAA
- a CDS encoding DNA primase large subunit, whose amino-acid sequence MFRASSRQTTNTHSAPEVKVRKRHSTANGVPSARYPFRLNFYERPPALDITLEEFETCAISRLRVLSHIESLSHRSLPYTQVASGIATYAKMHLPLSSNTARNVNLDDERRKDEIGHWVLRLAFCRSPDLRQRFVRSELALFKSRFETDDKNERAAFLQSLSFNYDTVGEDEKNLFKKELQQMLPKGSKEDAISETWFKVPWYTVPDLVGARRVLVKGGLAFVPQSLQLSLVLQVFADRLEKALEFTAKNLPRLDEDERLGPVIDHLASSFLSGIGASDYQPSDELGDGLTVTADTIDDVARKHFPPCMRHLYEKLKKDRHLKHWGRLQLTLFLKGLGLPLDQAILFWRRSYGTSMTDDKFNKEYRYNIRHSYGQEGRRANYPPKNCQQILTQDQPGTQDSHGCPFRHFSPENLTAFLTNTYPDHFSRTSPEMLDILDSVKASHYHVACTRVFEITRGVRKGEGLGNGESVSHPNKWADRSRELEKEVLDGIKKKEEAMDVD is encoded by the exons ATGTTCAGGGCTAGCTCTAGGCAGACCACAAATACGCATTCGGCTCCTGAAGTGAAAGTCAGAAAACGGCACTCCACTGCAAATGGGGTTCCCAGCGCGAGGTATCCTTTTCGGCTCAACTT TTACGAGCGACCTCCAGCCCTAGACATAACTCTCGAAGAGTTTGAGACATGTGCTATATCCCGCCTTCGTGTTCTTTCGCATATCGAGTCACTCTCTCATCGATCATTACCCTACACCCAAGTGGCCAGTGGAATCGCGACTTACGCGAAGATGCACTTGCCACTGTCCAGTAACACTGCGAGAAACGTCAaccttgatgatgaaaggcGCAAGGATGAAATAGGTCATTGGGTTTTGAGATTGGCATTCTGTCGAAG TCCTGATCTTCGACAACGCTTTGTCCGCTCAGAATTGGCGCTATTTAAATCCAGATTCGAGACAGACGATAAGAATGAGCGCGCTGCATTCCTTCAGTCGCTTTCCTTTAACTATGACACtgttggcgaagatgagaagaacCTTTTCAAGAAGGAGCTTCAACAGATGCTGCCCAAAGGCTCCAAGGAAGATGCGATTTCTGAGACATGGTTCAAGGTGCCATGGTATACCGTACCAGATCTTGTCGGTGCACGACGTGTGTTAGTCAAAGGTGGCCTCGCCTTCGTTCCCCAGTCCCTTCAGCTCTCTCTCGTCCTTCAGGTCTTTGCCGATCGTCTGGAGAAGGCGCTTGAGTTTACAGCAAAGAACCTTCCACGACTagacgaggacgagcgTCTTGGACCCGTAATCGACCATCTCGCATCGTCATTCTTGTCTGGTATAGGCGCCTCTGACTATCAACCGTCAGATGAGTTGGGAGACGGATTGACCGTCACAGCCGACACCATTGATGATGTAGCAAGGAAACATTTCCCACCATGTATGAGACATTTATAtgaaaagttgaagaaggatcgTCATTTGAAGCACTGGGGTCGCCTGCAGTTAACATTGTTCTTGAAA GGTCTTGGTCTACCATTAGATCAAGCGATCCTGTTCTGGAGGAGGTCATATGGAACAAGTATGACAGATGACAAATTCAACAAAGAATACAGGTATAACATTCGTCACAGCTACGGGCAGGAAGGTCGTCGAGCCAATTATCCTCCAAAAAA CTGTCAGCAAATTCTTACTCAAGATCAGCCAGGTACCCAAGACTCCCATGGATGTCCTTTCAGACACTTCTCGCCCGAAAATCTTACAGCTTTCCTTACCAACACTTATCCCGACCACTTTTCTCGTACTTCTCCCGAAATGCTAGATATCCTGGATAGTGTCAAGGCAAGTCACTATCACGTAGCGTGCACGAGAGTCTTCGAGATCACGCGTGGTGTaaggaaaggggaagggcTTGGGAATGGGGAAAGTGTCAGTCACCCCAACAAATGGGCGGATAGAAGCCGGGAGCTAGAGAAGGAGGTTTTGGATGgaataaagaagaaggaagaagctatGGATGTTGATTAA
- a CDS encoding endosome protein, with translation MVNSMSTRSLHLYTSVNPITKATKLLYQLRTTTHSRNHLVKMDQDPWHPDLPNPTQSENDNGGGVSTLLLVFIPVLVVVLTVLVGMVVFLIVVLYMRRKRGIRLLEDGGPLDLSKGDGVIGEGGLEGVESRWLETVDPEVREAYNRAKDWQSQYPPTSIPTDITLSQFLSIQEKGVSAWAFEPDYEDNLSLYVQSRTEITFLADGPGMPAREGGGNNVMANLPLPKLNEVYYWEVKMYDKPANTEVAIGLATKPYPSFRLPGWNKYSVAYFASDGFKSHNYPFTSASYGPPLAEGDVLGVGYRPRTGTVFFTRNGRKLEDAYTGLQRLNLFPTVGANGPCTLHVNLGQAGFVFIEANVKKWGLAPMTGTLAPPPAYGSERGSILLEAGYGTPGASAAGGAGRPNRHGGMGALLEAARNRGTSGPGPQTQRTRRHKHRNHRVLPTDPHVSSPLRPVGPESTSSSAGATPSSSSLAPGFSSYVSPTDTPSAQTRVPPFAISSSSSSASGSVDDGDTVGEEDGSATPLDAELDREQSPIEHNPPTPNLLDISMHSLRGQYFPNQFTSQDRPVSDSAPSPAPVPSRSNPESPPPPGYAPLDPHVYANGLPADLPEDMVNQAIAAMSEAEVHQAQTEALPQAQGEQPSEESDERPQGQRAFGWIFGRS, from the exons ATGGTTAATTCCATGTCCACTCGCAGTCTTCACCTTTATACATCTGTAAACCCGATTACAAAAGCCACCAAGCTTTTATATCAATTGCGAACGACCACGCACTCTCGGAACCATCTGGTGAAAATGGATCAAGACCCGTGGCATCCAGATTTACCCAACCCCACCCAATCAGAGAATGATAATGGAGGCGGTGTCTCAACTTTGTTACTGGTCTTCATACCAGTACTAGTGGTCGTACTCACAGTACTGGTAGGAATGGTGGTATTTTTGATAGTTGTGCTATATATGCGTCGGAAAAGAGGGATCAG ATTATTGGAAGATGGCGGGCCATTAGATTTATCGAAAGGGGACGGTGTTATTGGGGAAGGTGGCCTAGAAGGCGTGGAATCTAGATGGCTGGAAACGGTAGACCCGGAAGTTCGGGAGGCATATAATCGTGCCAAGG ACTGGCAGTCGCAGTACCCTCCGACGTCCATTCCCACCGACATTACGCTTTCTCAATTTCTATCTATTCAAGAAAAGGGCGTCTCAGCTTGGGCGTTCGAGCCAGATTATGAAGACAACCTCTCCCTTTACGTGCAGTCTCGTACGGAGATTACATTCTTGGCCGATGGTCCTGGTATGCCCGCTCGCGAGGGAGGTGGTAACAATGTCATGGCAAATTTACCTCTTCCCAAGCTCAACGAAGTGTATTATTGGGAAGTCAAAATGTACGACAAGCCCGCTAACACCGAGGTCGCTATTGGTCTCGCAACCAAGCCTTATCCATCGTTCAGGTTACCTGGGTGGAACAAGTACTCTGTCGCGTACTTTGCTTCGGACGGGTTCAAATCTCACAATTATCCGTTTACTTCAGCTTCTTATGGGCCTCCCTTAGCTGAAGGTGACGTCCTAGGAGTGGGTTACCGTCCTCGAACGGGCACTGTCTTTTTCACCCGCAATGGACGTAAGCTTGAAGATGCTTATACCGGTTTGCAACGACTCAATCTTTTCCCGACTGTCGGTGCTAATGGCCCTTGTACATTGCATGTCAACCTTGGTCAAGCGGGTTTCGTGTTTATCGAGGCAAACGTGAAGAAGTGGGGTTTGGCGCCAATGACCGGCACGCTTgcgcctcctcctgcttATGGAAGCGAGCGAGGATCCATCTTGCTTGAAGCAGGTTATGGTACGCCAGGTGCTTCGGCAGctggaggagctggacgACCTAATAGGCACGGTGGAATGGGTGCACTGCTGGAAGCTGCTCGGAATAGGGGCACGTCAGGTCCAGGGCCGCAGACACAAAGGACGAGGAGACACAAGCATAGGAATCACCGAGTACTTCCTACTGATCCTCATGTTTCCAGCCCTCTACGTCCAGTGGGCCCAGAATCGACTTCCTCAAGCGCCGGAGCCACtccgtcctcttcctccctcgcTCCTGGCTTCTCTTCCTACGTTTCACCTACAGACACACCCTCTGCTCAAACCCGCGTCCCTCCATTtgccatctcttcatcatcatcctcggcATCTGGCTCTGTGGATGACGGCGATACTGTCGGTGAGGAAGACGGAAGCGCCACACCTCTCGACGCCGAGTTAGATCGTGAGCAATCACCTATCGAGCATAACCCTCCTACACCCAATCTTCTCGACATTTCAATGCACAGCCTTCGAGGTCAATACTTTCCTAACCAGTTCACATCTCAAGACCGTCCTGTTTCCGACTCTGCCCCATCGCCAGCACCAGTTCCCTCCAGATCAAATCCCGAATCTCCGCCACCACCAGGGTACGCTCCGCTCGACCCACATGTATATGCAAATGGGTTACCGGCAGACTTGCCGGAGGACATGGTTAACCAGGCTATCGCTGCGATGAGCGAAGC TGAGGTCCATCAAGCACAGACTGAGGCGCTTCCACAGGCACAAGGGGAGCAGCCAAGTGAGGAAAGTGATGAAAGGCCTCAGGGGCAAAGAGCATTCGGATGGATCTTTGGTCGGTCATAG